The following coding sequences lie in one Allochromatium vinosum DSM 180 genomic window:
- a CDS encoding TorF family putative porin yields the protein MNTRTLCLLAMAGGAGTAQADWSATLTGASDYLFNGVTQTGHQPAVQGSLDWSGDAGLYAGLWASNVDFGDDTEAEVDGYLGYRFEFRPGYSVDAGLALYTYHGGRDSSDADYPEAYLKLGIAGFNLNAWYTHDYSGLDVGHVVLMLQKDFEINDRWTIATQLSRSTSLDTDRFAWDGDRDHYLHWQIMNRTSYAGFDLALGLSGTTLSDEAGDTAVLFTIGRTFTF from the coding sequence ATGAACACACGCACCCTATGCCTGCTGGCCATGGCCGGAGGCGCCGGCACGGCTCAGGCGGACTGGTCCGCGACCCTCACCGGGGCCAGCGATTATCTGTTCAATGGTGTGACGCAAACCGGGCATCAGCCGGCGGTCCAGGGCAGTCTGGACTGGTCCGGAGACGCGGGACTGTACGCAGGTCTCTGGGCCTCCAACGTCGATTTCGGTGACGACACCGAGGCGGAAGTGGACGGCTACCTGGGATATCGCTTCGAGTTCCGCCCCGGCTACTCGGTCGATGCGGGACTCGCCCTCTATACCTATCATGGCGGCCGCGACAGTTCCGACGCCGATTATCCGGAAGCCTATCTCAAGCTGGGGATCGCCGGTTTCAACCTGAATGCCTGGTATACCCACGATTATTCCGGTCTGGATGTCGGTCACGTCGTGCTCATGCTGCAAAAGGACTTCGAGATCAACGACCGCTGGACGATCGCGACCCAACTGAGCCGATCCACCAGTCTCGACACCGACCGCTTTGCCTGGGACGGCGACCGGGATCACTATCTGCATTGGCAGATCATGAATCGAACCAGCTATGCCGGTTTCGATCTCGCGCTGGGCCTGAGCGGGACGACGCTGAGCGACGAGGCCGGCGACACCGCCGTATTGTTCACAATTGGCCGAACCTTTACTTTTTGA
- a CDS encoding methyl-accepting chemotaxis protein, which translates to MRTLSLRLKLLLVTGMILVLTAGTIILLATLIFRESIQSATDSMTLNLSRQAEEIMSETALGTRQEIQRLLASAIASASVLQRQVTSSALGAGETAPYGRDQLKRLVLDTLASNPFVSSAYAQFEPNGYDGRDSEYAGNLAHSSNTGTIEIYFTREGDSFVFHETEDPGVKYLETLNEHGQREAEWYLCPKERRQTCITDPYLYEINPGHEELMTSLTLPLVVDQTFIGVVGMDINLAALQTAGESIAKRLFRGQGDLMLVSQQGLIAASTRFPDQLGKRVSDVAPELATAMTTPGQSKSGDRWLHSLAIPIANTSWTLSISVAEADILAAARELEQDLRADARTAVLKLAAGAAVMTILGLAVMVILIRSVIQPLAQLAQGMRALASSNGDLTAKVMVHHHVELIELSKNINRFIDKLRQMILVMREQSQTLAGRSADLSDYARQVGQASATQNAQIDNVATAMTQMSSTAGEVANIAHQTADASREAADHIDQTQQALNGTKDRVGLLSRSVEEASSQMHQVAERSRAIDGILVTIREIAGRTNLLALNAAIEAARAGEQGRGFAVVAEEVRHLAMRTQDSTKDVDDLIKGLQGDVQRADLLLQGSRGEMEQTLTFTHRSAELLDRAVLDVRRIDSHAQQVATAAEEQSQVSEEINRSLTAIGDAARDLAHLAQVSEAAALETHDAIRTLDDQLNLLRV; encoded by the coding sequence ATGCGAACACTCAGCCTGCGCCTGAAATTGCTGCTGGTCACCGGGATGATCCTGGTGCTGACGGCCGGTACGATCATCCTGCTGGCCACCCTGATCTTCCGCGAATCGATTCAGAGCGCCACCGACTCCATGACGCTCAACCTCTCGCGGCAGGCCGAGGAGATCATGAGCGAAACGGCGTTGGGCACCCGTCAGGAGATCCAGCGGTTGCTGGCGTCGGCCATCGCGAGCGCCTCGGTCCTGCAACGGCAGGTCACGAGTTCGGCCCTCGGCGCGGGCGAGACGGCGCCCTATGGTCGGGATCAATTGAAACGTCTGGTGCTCGACACCCTGGCGAGCAATCCGTTCGTCAGTTCAGCCTACGCCCAATTCGAACCGAACGGCTATGACGGCCGGGACAGCGAATACGCCGGCAATCTCGCTCACAGCTCCAATACCGGCACCATCGAGATCTATTTCACGCGCGAGGGCGATTCGTTCGTCTTCCATGAAACCGAAGATCCGGGCGTGAAATATCTCGAAACACTCAACGAACATGGTCAGCGCGAGGCCGAATGGTATCTCTGCCCGAAGGAGCGCCGGCAGACCTGCATCACAGATCCCTATCTCTACGAGATCAATCCGGGCCACGAGGAGCTGATGACCAGCCTGACCCTGCCGCTCGTCGTCGATCAGACATTCATCGGCGTGGTCGGCATGGACATCAACCTCGCGGCACTCCAGACAGCCGGTGAGTCGATCGCCAAACGGCTGTTTCGCGGGCAGGGCGACCTGATGCTGGTCAGTCAGCAGGGGTTGATCGCCGCCTCGACGCGCTTCCCGGATCAGCTCGGCAAGCGGGTCAGCGACGTCGCGCCGGAACTGGCGACCGCCATGACGACCCCCGGCCAGAGCAAGAGCGGCGACCGCTGGCTGCACAGCCTGGCGATCCCCATTGCGAACACCTCCTGGACACTGTCCATCTCGGTGGCTGAGGCCGACATTCTCGCGGCCGCCAGGGAGTTGGAACAGGATCTGCGCGCCGACGCCCGTACAGCCGTCCTCAAGCTGGCCGCCGGTGCCGCCGTCATGACCATCCTTGGGCTTGCCGTCATGGTGATCCTGATCCGCAGCGTCATCCAGCCGCTGGCACAACTCGCCCAGGGCATGCGGGCACTGGCCTCGTCGAACGGGGATCTGACCGCCAAGGTCATGGTGCATCATCACGTCGAACTGATCGAGCTGAGCAAGAATATCAACCGCTTCATCGACAAGCTGCGTCAGATGATCCTGGTCATGAGGGAACAAAGCCAGACACTGGCCGGGCGCTCCGCCGACCTGAGCGACTATGCCCGTCAGGTCGGCCAGGCCAGTGCGACCCAGAATGCCCAGATCGACAATGTGGCGACCGCCATGACCCAGATGTCGAGCACCGCCGGCGAGGTGGCGAACATCGCGCATCAGACGGCGGATGCCTCGCGTGAAGCGGCGGATCATATCGACCAGACCCAGCAGGCGCTCAATGGGACCAAGGACAGGGTGGGACTGCTGTCGCGCTCGGTCGAGGAGGCCTCCAGTCAGATGCATCAGGTCGCCGAGCGCAGCCGGGCGATCGACGGGATCCTGGTGACGATTCGCGAAATCGCCGGACGCACCAATCTGCTGGCGCTCAATGCCGCGATCGAGGCCGCGCGCGCGGGTGAGCAGGGGCGAGGCTTCGCCGTGGTCGCCGAGGAAGTCCGCCATCTGGCCATGCGCACCCAGGACTCGACCAAGGACGTGGATGACCTGATCAAGGGGTTGCAGGGCGATGTACAGCGCGCGGATCTGCTGCTCCAGGGCAGTCGCGGCGAAATGGAACAGACCCTGACCTTCACGCATCGCAGCGCGGAACTGCTCGACCGCGCCGTCCTGGATGTCAGGCGTATCGACAGCCATGCCCAGCAGGTGGCCACGGCCGCCGAGGAACAGAGTCAGGTCAGCGAAGAGATCAATCGCAGTCTCACCGCCATCGGTGATGCCGCGCGCGATCTGGCGCATCTGGCCCAGGTCTCCGAGGCGGCGGCCCTGGAGACCCATGACGCCATCCGGACGCTCGACGATCAGCTCAATCTGCTCAGGGTCTGA
- a CDS encoding sigma-54-dependent transcriptional regulator produces the protein MNTPPRVFFVDDEPHIRAANQQTLELAGLPAQVFDRAEAVLPLLSRDWPGVLVSDIRLPGLDGLELMAQAHAIDPDLPVILVTGHGDVSTAVSAMRAGAYDFIEKPYPVERLIARVQRALDRRTLVLENRNLRVELMANSALGPRIIGRSQEMCRLRATIARLADTGADVLVLGETGTGKELVARSLHEHSRRRDRNFVAVNCGAVPDTMIESELFGHEAGAFTGAKSRRIGKIEHAQGGTLFLDEIESMPLSAQVRLLRVLQERAIERLGSNQLRPIDFRVVAATKVDLLEAAGTGAFREDLYYRLNVVTLHIPPLRERRDDIPLLFHHFLLVAQDRFQCDAPFPDPAEVAHLLGYDWPGNVRELRNLTERYVLLGESFGWSLQELVAGPLAGAPRSLPEQVECFEKSLITQALAASKGCIKDTMTALGIPRKTLYDKMQKYGLSKEDYKS, from the coding sequence ATGAACACTCCACCACGGGTCTTCTTCGTCGACGACGAGCCGCACATCCGCGCCGCCAACCAGCAGACCCTGGAGCTGGCCGGACTGCCGGCTCAGGTCTTCGACCGGGCCGAGGCCGTGCTGCCGCTGCTGAGCCGCGACTGGCCGGGAGTGCTGGTCAGCGACATCCGGCTGCCGGGACTGGACGGGCTGGAGCTGATGGCCCAGGCCCATGCCATCGATCCGGATCTGCCGGTCATCCTCGTCACCGGCCATGGCGACGTCAGCACGGCCGTCAGCGCCATGCGCGCGGGTGCCTATGACTTCATCGAGAAACCCTATCCCGTCGAGCGGTTGATCGCGCGTGTCCAGCGCGCCCTCGATAGACGGACTCTGGTCCTGGAGAACCGCAATCTGCGCGTCGAGCTGATGGCCAACAGCGCGCTCGGACCACGCATCATCGGACGCAGTCAGGAGATGTGCCGGCTGCGCGCGACCATCGCGCGTCTTGCCGATACCGGCGCCGACGTGCTGGTGCTCGGCGAGACCGGCACCGGCAAGGAACTGGTGGCCCGCTCGCTGCACGAACACAGCCGCCGACGCGATCGCAACTTCGTCGCGGTCAACTGTGGCGCCGTGCCCGACACCATGATCGAGAGCGAGCTCTTCGGGCACGAGGCCGGCGCCTTCACCGGGGCCAAGTCGCGCCGGATCGGCAAGATCGAACATGCCCAGGGCGGCACGCTCTTTCTCGACGAGATCGAGAGCATGCCGCTCTCGGCCCAGGTGCGTCTGCTGCGCGTGCTCCAGGAGCGGGCGATCGAGCGTCTCGGCTCCAATCAGTTGCGTCCGATCGACTTCCGGGTGGTCGCCGCGACCAAGGTCGATCTGCTGGAGGCGGCGGGCACGGGGGCTTTTCGCGAGGATCTCTACTATCGGCTCAATGTCGTCACGCTCCACATCCCGCCGCTGCGCGAGCGGCGTGACGACATTCCCTTGCTCTTCCATCACTTCCTGCTGGTCGCCCAGGATCGCTTCCAGTGCGACGCGCCCTTTCCGGACCCGGCCGAGGTCGCGCATCTGCTCGGATACGACTGGCCGGGCAATGTGCGCGAGCTGCGCAACCTCACCGAACGCTATGTGCTGCTCGGCGAATCCTTCGGCTGGTCGCTGCAGGAGCTGGTGGCCGGCCCCCTGGCCGGCGCGCCGCGCAGCCTGCCGGAACAGGTGGAGTGCTTCGAGAAGAGCCTCATCACGCAGGCGCTCGCCGCCAGCAAGGGCTGCATCAAGGACACCATGACGGCGCTCGGCATCCCGCGCAAGACGCTCTACGACAAGATGCAGAAGTACGGCCTGAGCAAGGAGGACTACAAGTCCTGA
- a CDS encoding sensor histidine kinase, whose amino-acid sequence MPTPEAPPPLIGHPLAWSGLILAILLGLAGLGLWSYRDGVARLGEQGRNDLDLHIAYLEGLLAKYEPLPALLATDPRLSDFLRAPGGHESIEALNRYLETINRISDAADTYLMDAEGLTIAASNWQTERPFVGRNFSFRPYFRDAMDGQLGRYFALGNTSGQRGYYFAYPVMEAGQALGAVVVKIDIGEAERRWAKPDRILLVTDPDGVVFLATRPEFRFRTLHPLASERRGRIQDSHRYPGTELTPLGLVPVAAVGTGELVRLDPERPWWREWPWLLQSRPMPTAGWQVHELIQTQDAIRDSLKLVLLAIALLTTLFLIAALRRQHQHGRRLQSEFAEQTRAALERSNLELEARVASRTTELTRSNQRLRDEIEERRRAEQALRETQQALIQSAKLATLGQLSAGINHELNQPLAAIRAYADNGLLLLAKGRLEDVETNLGQILELTERMAKIGAQLKLFARKTSAESSDLPLLAVLEGAARLLAPALERCGGTLEPDIPPGIGVRANDVLLQQVLVNLLGNACQAIADRPERRIRVQARRREAHVIIGVRDTGPGIPEANRDLIFEPFFTTKAAGEGLGLGLAISARIATDMGGALVALPSETGACFELTLPAADLQP is encoded by the coding sequence TTGCCGACGCCTGAAGCCCCACCGCCGCTCATCGGCCACCCGCTCGCCTGGAGCGGGCTGATCCTGGCCATCCTGCTGGGACTCGCCGGACTGGGCCTCTGGAGCTATCGCGACGGAGTGGCACGACTCGGCGAGCAGGGCCGCAACGACCTGGATCTGCATATCGCCTATCTGGAAGGCTTGCTCGCCAAGTACGAGCCGCTGCCCGCGCTGCTGGCGACCGATCCGCGGCTCAGCGATTTTCTGCGCGCCCCCGGCGGGCACGAGAGCATCGAGGCCCTGAACCGCTATCTGGAGACCATCAACCGCATCAGCGACGCGGCCGATACCTACCTGATGGATGCCGAGGGTCTGACCATCGCGGCCAGCAACTGGCAGACCGAACGTCCCTTCGTCGGACGCAACTTCAGCTTCCGCCCCTATTTCCGTGACGCCATGGACGGCCAGCTCGGGCGCTATTTCGCCCTCGGCAACACCTCCGGCCAGCGCGGCTACTATTTCGCCTATCCGGTCATGGAGGCCGGGCAGGCGCTGGGGGCGGTGGTGGTCAAGATCGACATCGGCGAGGCCGAGCGGCGCTGGGCCAAGCCGGACCGGATCCTGCTCGTCACGGACCCGGATGGCGTCGTCTTTCTGGCGACCCGGCCCGAATTCCGCTTCCGCACACTGCATCCGCTCGCCTCCGAGCGTCGAGGCCGCATCCAGGACAGCCACCGCTATCCGGGAACCGAGCTGACACCGCTCGGGCTGGTTCCGGTCGCCGCCGTCGGGACGGGGGAACTGGTGCGTCTCGATCCCGAGCGCCCCTGGTGGCGCGAGTGGCCATGGCTCCTGCAATCACGCCCCATGCCGACGGCCGGCTGGCAGGTCCATGAACTGATCCAGACTCAGGACGCGATCCGCGACAGTCTCAAGCTGGTGCTGCTGGCCATTGCGCTCCTCACCACGCTGTTCCTGATCGCGGCCCTGCGCCGGCAGCACCAGCATGGACGGCGTCTACAGAGCGAATTCGCCGAGCAGACGCGAGCCGCGCTCGAGCGGAGCAATCTGGAACTGGAGGCGCGTGTGGCGAGCCGTACCACGGAGCTGACTCGCAGCAACCAGCGTCTGCGCGACGAGATCGAGGAACGGCGCCGTGCCGAGCAGGCGCTGCGCGAGACCCAGCAGGCGCTCATCCAGTCGGCCAAGCTCGCCACCCTGGGACAGCTCTCGGCCGGGATCAACCACGAGCTGAACCAACCGCTCGCCGCCATCCGCGCCTATGCCGACAATGGCCTGCTGCTGCTGGCCAAGGGGCGTCTGGAGGACGTCGAGACCAATCTCGGTCAGATCCTGGAGCTGACCGAGCGCATGGCCAAGATCGGCGCCCAGCTCAAGCTCTTTGCCCGCAAGACCTCGGCCGAATCGAGCGACCTGCCGCTCCTGGCCGTGCTCGAAGGAGCGGCGCGTCTGCTGGCTCCCGCGCTCGAGCGCTGTGGCGGCACGCTGGAGCCGGACATCCCGCCCGGAATCGGGGTGCGGGCCAACGACGTCCTGCTGCAACAGGTGCTCGTCAACCTGCTCGGCAACGCCTGTCAGGCCATCGCGGATCGTCCCGAGCGGCGCATCCGCGTCCAGGCCCGGCGTCGTGAGGCGCACGTGATCATCGGCGTCCGGGATACCGGCCCCGGCATCCCCGAGGCCAACCGCGATCTCATCTTCGAACCCTTCTTCACCACCAAGGCCGCCGGCGAGGGACTCGGACTCGGACTCGCCATCTCGGCGCGCATCGCCACCGACATGGGCGGTGCGCTCGTCGCCCTCCCCAGCGAGACGGGCGCCTGCTTCGAGCTGACGCTGCCGGCGGCGGATCTCCAGCCATGA